Proteins encoded together in one Branchiostoma floridae strain S238N-H82 chromosome 18, Bfl_VNyyK, whole genome shotgun sequence window:
- the LOC118406083 gene encoding kremen protein 2-like: MTEGKFQTIYTFCFVAKAIILTAAKVPVPTSLGCYQDNPYQSPVLSGLATSATKMTVQGCLAFCRSSEHRYAGVVNRYGCRCGNGFQGDTVVSRRLPDSDCTAPCGGDKSQFCGGPSGSQKIEVFEASIGACGGDLNNDRGTIYSPDFPGPYSPNQNCTWNIQVHSENVVRVTLELSELSPDDVLQIRECGSSQRRVKHLNWSPDTEYISGSNVISIQFRTKPQGEQLRRGFILHYEAVGHCEAISNDAHVGSVSPSLALIGQRVTVTCKDGRAVAVECQENRRFDVQGPYCTETGSFQLQVSTIVSGTVATVLLISCIVNAFFVFRRRRGRR, translated from the exons ATGACTGAGGGAAAATTTCAGACAATCTATACGTTTTGTTTTGTCGCAAAGGCGATCATACTTACGGCTGCTAAGGTTCCAG TTCCCACGTCTCTGGGGTGCTACCAAGATAACCCCTATCAGAGCCCTGTATTGTCCGGCCTGGCCACCTCCGCCACTAAAATGACAGTCCAAGGCTGTCTGGCGTTCTGTAGGTCGTCTGAACATAGGTACGCAGGGGTGGTCAACAGGTACGGGTGCCGCTGTGGTAATGGCTTTCAAGGCGACACCGTTGTGTCGCGCCGACTACCGGATTCGGATTGCACTGCACCGTGCGGAGGAGACAAGTCCCAGTTTTGTGGAGGACCAAGCGGCTCGCAGAAAATCGAAGTGTTTGAAG CTTCTATCGGTGCCTGTGGAGGTGACTTAAACAATGACAGAGGAACTATCTACTCGCCAGACTTCCCTGGGCCGTACTCTCCAAACCAGAACTGCACGTGGAACATACAAGTTCACTCTGAAAATGTTGTTAGGGTCACTTTAGAACTATCAGAACTATCCCCAGATGACGTTTTGCAGATAAGAGAGTGTGGCTCGTCTCAAAGACGCGTCAAACATCTGAACTGGTCACCAGATACAGAGTATATCAGCGGTAGCAATGTCATCAGCATACAGTTCCGGACAAAACCGCAAGGGGAGCAGCTGAGACGTGGATTCATTCTGCATTATGAAG CTGTTGGCCACTGTGAAGCCATCTCCAATGACGCACACGTCGGGTCCGTGTCTCCTTCACTCGCTCTCATTGGTCAACGAGTGACGGTCACGTGCAAGGACGGACGCGCAGTCGCAGTGGAGTGTCAGGAAAATAGACGCTTCGACGTCCAAGGTCCATATTGCACCG AGACGGGGTCATTTCAACTGCAAGTGTCCACAATAGTATCCGGGACAGTGGCTACGGTTCTTCTAATTTCTTGCATTGTGAACGCGTTTTTCGTCTTCAGACGTAGAAGAGGGAGAAGGTAA
- the LOC118406075 gene encoding uncharacterized protein LOC118406075 has translation MKLSVLALVVILATVASASDRSDEEAWDTAVQRLRALKQRRGWFFFGGDEDEEGKKKRCDTEKDKALTKSYNTLCKSEFESYTEGAKKASGFLKQMQCKALSMECCSSDKGCVDKEITECCPADVKVAAEEEDED, from the exons ATGAAGCTGTCTGTTCTCGCTCTCGTGGTGATTCTCGCCACCGTGGCCTCGGCGTCGGACCGGTCGGACGAGGAGGCGTGGGACACCGCCGTGCAGCGGCTGCGTGCCCTGAAGCAGCGGCGGGGCTGGTTCTTCTTCGGCGGCGACGAGGACGAGGAAGGGAAAAAGAAGCGCTGTGACACAGAAAAGGACAAGGCTCTGACCAAGTCCTACAACACGCTGTGCAAGAGCGAGTTCGAGTCCTACA CCGAGGGGGCTAAGAAAGCCTCTGGCTTCCTGAAGCAAATGCAGTGCAAAGCGCTGAGCATGGAGTGCTGCTCGTCCGACAAGGGCTGCGTCGACAAGGAGATCACGGAGTGCTGCCCGGCTGACGTGAAAGTCGCGGCGGAAGAGGAAGACGAAGATTGA
- the LOC118405707 gene encoding uncharacterized protein LOC118405707: MTAMLFPHKFPFLLTTVPFLVVGFFLWSTGVSAHSGHGEGHPYIPTHISSHHGCTRGDWAAWSECTFQCGENGTQYRKRYNNYHCPHHLETVYRQCNRRCYNGGELSDSYSGVCECPDNFDGACCENFDDSVVVTPFSCYTCDEAYSTQATCVSNPTSLPTVSCNTTCFVKLTLEEHTDDVTHIKRGCKSTSELDTDPCVPQRCPNPSAHPYHSVPDNGTCGLCCTDDLCNHGLPASTAAEVTYNIVSTALMLGLAMMLK; this comes from the exons ATGACCGCCATGTTGTTTCCCCATAAGTTCCCATTTCTACTGACGACCGTGCCGTTCCTCGTCGTTGGTTTCTTCCTGTGGAGCACCGGAGTGTCCGCTCACAGTGGGCACGGGGAAGGTCACCCGTACATACCGACACACATCTCGTCCCATCACGGATGTACCAGAGGGGACTGGGCGGCCTGGTCTGAATGCAC TTTCCAATGCGGGGAGAACGGCACCCAGTACCGAAAGCGGTACAACAACTACCACTGCCCGCACCACCTGGAAACGGTGTACCGCCAGTGTAACCGGCGCTGTTACAACGGTGGGGAGTTGTCCGACAGTTACAGCGGCGTCTGCGAATGTCCTGACAACTTTGATGGTGCCTGCTGCGAGAATTTTG ATGATTCTGTGGTGGTGACACCGTTTAGCTGCTACACGTGTGACGAGGCGTACAGCACGCAGGCAACATGCGTCAGCAACCCGACTTCTCTGCCTACCGTCAGCTGTAATACCACGTGCTTT GTGAAGCTTACGCTGGAAGAACATACGGATGACGTCACCCATATCAAGCGGGGATGTAAGTCAACCTCCGAGCTTGATACGGACCCGTGCGTACCCCAGCGGTGCCCCAACCCCAGCGCACACCCCTACCACAGCGTACCCGACAACGGCACGTGCGGACTCTGCTGCACTGACGACCTCTGTAACCATGGCCTACCGGCAAGCACCGCGGCGGAAGTGACGTACAACATCGTTTCCACTGCACTGATGCTTGGATTAGCAATGATGTTGAAATAA
- the LOC118405708 gene encoding uncharacterized protein LOC118405708 isoform X1: MERVILDVQGRCPDHFHSGRLMQGWRCPQPNQPSNFTRCCLKAPDTLRCCENAGGPLGPGGKGLREEEYPMVMLSTIVAIFMGIGIFIVIMKKFYRDRLKLTRRLSAPRREFIILRSVPRRYDDDSDTDVSPPGSDVETGYGNAYASHARPPPPYAASTGNDRRAEGDDDDSITERSSLCDPYADSDEPPPPYEEALQAPNPDNRPTTAG; the protein is encoded by the exons ATGGAGCGAGTGATACTGGATGTGCAGGGCAGGTGTCCCGACCACTTCCACAGCGGACGGCTGATGCAGGGTTGGCGGTGCCCCCAACCCAACCAGCCGAGCAACTTCACCCGCTGCTGCCTGAAGGCCCCGGACACACTCAGGTGTTGCGAGAACGCGGGAGGCCCCTTAGGCCCCGGGGGCAAGGGGCTACGAGAGGAGGAATATCCCAT GGTAATGCTCAGCACCATCGTCGCCATCTTCATGGGGATCGGCATCTTTATCGTCATTATGAAGAAATTCTACCGCGACCGCCTCAAGCTGACCCGGAGGCTCTCCGCACCTAGACGTGAGTTCATCATTTTGCGCTCTG TGCCAAGAAGATACGATGATGACTCCGACACAGATGTGTCCCCACCAGGAAGTGACGTCGAGACCGGATACGGCAATGCTTACGCCTCCCATGCCCGACCGCCACCGCCCTATGCGGCTTCTACCGGAAATGACAGAAGAG CGGAAGGCGACGACGACGACAGCATCACTGAACGGTCCTCCCTGTGCGACCCGTACGCAGACAGTGATGAACCGCCCCCTCCGTACGAGGAGGCGCTTCAGGCGCCCAACCCGGACAACAGACCAACAACCGCCGGATAG
- the LOC118405708 gene encoding uncharacterized protein LOC118405708 isoform X2, protein MERVILDVQGRCPDHFHSGRLMQGWRCPQPNQPSNFTRCCLKAPDTLRCCENAGGPLGPGGKGLREEEYPMVMLSTIVAIFMGIGIFIVIMKKFYRDRLKLTRRLSAPRLPRRYDDDSDTDVSPPGSDVETGYGNAYASHARPPPPYAASTGNDRRAEGDDDDSITERSSLCDPYADSDEPPPPYEEALQAPNPDNRPTTAG, encoded by the exons ATGGAGCGAGTGATACTGGATGTGCAGGGCAGGTGTCCCGACCACTTCCACAGCGGACGGCTGATGCAGGGTTGGCGGTGCCCCCAACCCAACCAGCCGAGCAACTTCACCCGCTGCTGCCTGAAGGCCCCGGACACACTCAGGTGTTGCGAGAACGCGGGAGGCCCCTTAGGCCCCGGGGGCAAGGGGCTACGAGAGGAGGAATATCCCAT GGTAATGCTCAGCACCATCGTCGCCATCTTCATGGGGATCGGCATCTTTATCGTCATTATGAAGAAATTCTACCGCGACCGCCTCAAGCTGACCCGGAGGCTCTCCGCACCTAGAC TGCCAAGAAGATACGATGATGACTCCGACACAGATGTGTCCCCACCAGGAAGTGACGTCGAGACCGGATACGGCAATGCTTACGCCTCCCATGCCCGACCGCCACCGCCCTATGCGGCTTCTACCGGAAATGACAGAAGAG CGGAAGGCGACGACGACGACAGCATCACTGAACGGTCCTCCCTGTGCGACCCGTACGCAGACAGTGATGAACCGCCCCCTCCGTACGAGGAGGCGCTTCAGGCGCCCAACCCGGACAACAGACCAACAACCGCCGGATAG